A genomic segment from Nicotiana tabacum cultivar K326 chromosome 7, ASM71507v2, whole genome shotgun sequence encodes:
- the LOC107777637 gene encoding gibberellin 20-oxidase-like protein — MIPESQTPLQLPVLDISQPLDSSTLSSLAAACKEWGFFHVTNHGISNDVYTKIHCLSKHLFNLPSEIKLKAGPSSSLKTYTPHFIASPFFESLKVSGPDFFDSAKGSADTLTAEGNSEFSEILQDYGGKMTELAKLVQKTVLMSLGEEVGMKYYISEFGSCHGYLRINNYSPPDSLEKEVEGLGMHTDMSCITIVYQDELGGLQVRSKDGQWVDIMPCEGTLVVNIGDMLQAWSNDKLRSSEHRVVLKKPINRFSLAFFWCFEDEKVILAPDEVVGEENSRIYKPFVCSDYLKFRVNNEKGKFEKVGFTVKDFAGIGLK; from the exons ATGATTCCTGAATCCCAAACACCATTGCAACTTCCTGTTTTGGACATTTCCCAACCATTAGACTCATCTACTCTATCTTCTCTTGCTGCTGCCTGCAAAGAATGGGGCTTCTTTCATGTTACAAATCATGGAATTTCCAATGATGTTTACACAAAAATTCATTGCCTCTCCAAACACCTCTTCAACCTCCCTTCTGAGATCAAACTAAAAGCAGGTCCTTCCTCATCTCTCAAAACTTATACTCCTCATTTCATAGCATCTCCCTTCTTCGAAAGCCTTAAAGTATCTGGACCGGACTTCTTTGACTCGGCTAAGGGTTCTGCAGATACGCTTACTGCTGAAGGGAATTCGGAATTCAG TGAGATACTGCAAGATTATGGAGGCAAAATGACAGAGTTAGCAAAACTCGTCCAGAAAACTGTATTGATGAGCTTGGGAGAAGAAGTTGGGATGAAGTACTATATCTCTGAATTTGGTAGTTGCCATGGATACTTGAGGATAAATAACTACTCGCCCCCGGATAGTTTAGAAAAGGAAGTTGAAGGTCTTGGTATGCACACTGATATGAGCTGCATAACAATAGTCTATCAAGATGAATTAGGTGGACTTCAAGTAAGATCAAAGGATGGGCAGTGGGTGGATATTATGCCATGTGAAGGAACTCTTGTGGTAAATATTGGTGACATGCTGCAAGCTTGGAGCAATGACAAGCTAAGATCCTCTGAGCACCGTGTCGTTTTGAAGAAGCCAATAAATCGCTTTTCATTAGCTTTCTTTTGGTGCTTTGAGGATGAGAAGGTGATCTTGGCACCTGATGAAGTAGTTGGTGAAGAGAATTCAAGAATCTACAAGCCATTCGTTTGCTCTGACTATTTAAAGTTTAGAGTGAACAATGAGAAAGGTAAATTTGAGAAAGTTGGTTTCACAGTTAAAGATTTTGCAGGGATTGGACTTAAGTAA